Proteins from a genomic interval of Candidatus Gracilibacteria bacterium:
- a CDS encoding Ig-like domain-containing protein, giving the protein MKNLISRLSLGAILFSLLVPQALGSSSLEIDTIDTVAGYGALVRISNAPSNAPIEVLLEKPDGSQVLLEAQTDNQGKTKMDIEGFYTKKSGNYLIKARVKTENDFTSETFKVYPDTVSASRSLVELNKTTVTANGNDYAELTVYLNDRYGNPIAGHNVSLISSRLNDEIVRISSNPYTSSQGQMIFHLYSQEEGVAIFAIQDTTSNITLNERAKIAFYAPQTTMSEMGGFSNGFTSVLLASDQSPGGEVSYLTIENLDENTTVGRTLNFTVTAYDSTGNIATDYPGEVRFSSSDDNATLPDDYQFEAEDQGTHTFSLGLSFKTTGTQTLTVTDLSNTGIKGSFNVTVSASGTGMNNNTDGTPISTPNGLTLFTPNSGTYSSNSLTFSGEAPYGMTVKILDQGQIVASANINASGTFSTLASNLKDGDHVFTVSTVDATGATQETSNELTITIDTTAPSIDQIKIDPETDLPAGDTFTVTLYTEKELQKASVLFNNGLYTLTENLLISGVYTGTVNAPEDIGEYELDAILVDNVGNEASLNNVLTLNVIENPDAASMGETDPTNLDETLPEEEIPLAPATVTGVEAVAGDGRVTLSWDIPETIDLEDLSLTMEGTTEEVTSITTDETITPENLPLMLTDTTEEALIETFTDEQTIDESLTDETITTDEEPSVEIDHYRIYYGPDPDLLYSTDDTWDNSNSWYVDELNNGTTYYFAVVAVAKDESGTESVEKSTVVNATPKAQEVVALYAAAIEESEEANQEEALQTAVEEEETPDTGPEIIWLMVFSLGVGMIYIQRRKNWATQINS; this is encoded by the coding sequence ATGAAAAACTTAATTTCTCGGCTCTCTCTCGGAGCAATTCTCTTCTCACTTTTGGTCCCTCAGGCCCTCGGATCCTCCAGTTTGGAGATCGACACCATCGATACCGTGGCCGGCTATGGCGCCTTGGTGCGCATTTCCAATGCCCCGTCCAATGCTCCCATTGAGGTGCTTTTGGAAAAACCCGATGGAAGCCAAGTCCTTCTCGAAGCCCAAACCGACAATCAAGGAAAAACAAAAATGGACATCGAAGGCTTTTACACCAAAAAATCCGGAAATTATTTAATCAAAGCCCGCGTCAAAACCGAAAACGACTTCACTTCCGAAACCTTTAAAGTCTATCCCGATACGGTTTCCGCGTCCCGTTCACTGGTTGAATTGAATAAAACCACAGTCACCGCCAATGGCAACGATTACGCCGAACTCACGGTTTACTTAAACGACCGTTACGGAAACCCGATCGCCGGACACAATGTCAGTCTCATTTCCAGCCGGCTCAACGATGAAATCGTACGCATTTCAAGCAATCCTTACACCTCGAGCCAAGGACAAATGATCTTTCACCTTTATTCTCAAGAAGAAGGAGTGGCCATTTTCGCGATTCAAGACACCACAAGCAACATCACCCTCAACGAACGTGCAAAAATTGCATTTTATGCCCCACAAACCACAATGTCGGAAATGGGAGGCTTCTCAAATGGATTCACTTCCGTTCTCTTAGCCTCGGACCAAAGCCCGGGGGGAGAAGTGAGCTATTTGACCATTGAAAACCTCGACGAAAACACCACCGTGGGACGAACCCTCAATTTCACGGTCACGGCTTACGATTCCACAGGCAATATCGCCACCGATTACCCCGGAGAAGTACGTTTTTCATCCAGTGATGACAACGCCACTCTTCCGGACGATTATCAATTTGAAGCCGAAGATCAAGGCACTCACACCTTCAGCCTTGGCCTTTCTTTTAAAACCACCGGGACTCAAACGCTCACCGTCACCGATCTCTCCAACACCGGGATCAAAGGATCCTTTAATGTGACCGTTAGTGCTTCAGGCACGGGGATGAACAACAATACGGACGGAACTCCGATTTCCACTCCCAATGGACTGACTCTTTTCACCCCCAATTCAGGAACTTACAGTAGCAATTCTCTTACCTTTAGCGGAGAAGCCCCCTATGGGATGACTGTCAAAATTCTTGACCAAGGCCAAATCGTGGCAAGTGCCAATATCAATGCAAGCGGAACCTTTTCCACCCTCGCTTCCAATCTCAAAGATGGGGATCATGTATTCACCGTTTCCACCGTGGACGCAACCGGAGCAACCCAAGAAACCTCAAATGAACTCACCATCACCATCGACACTACGGCTCCCTCAATAGACCAAATCAAAATCGACCCCGAAACCGACCTCCCGGCCGGAGACACATTCACCGTGACCCTTTACACGGAAAAAGAGTTACAAAAAGCAAGCGTGCTTTTCAACAACGGATTGTACACTTTAACCGAAAATTTACTGATCAGCGGCGTTTACACAGGAACCGTCAACGCCCCGGAAGACATTGGCGAATATGAACTCGATGCCATTCTTGTGGACAACGTCGGAAACGAAGCTTCTCTCAACAATGTGCTCACCCTTAATGTGATTGAAAATCCGGACGCCGCGAGTATGGGAGAAACCGACCCCACCAATCTTGATGAGACTTTACCGGAAGAAGAAATTCCTCTCGCTCCCGCCACAGTAACAGGAGTGGAAGCGGTTGCAGGAGACGGACGAGTAACTCTAAGTTGGGACATCCCGGAAACAATCGACCTCGAAGATCTTTCTTTAACCATGGAAGGCACCACTGAAGAGGTGACTTCCATAACAACCGACGAAACAATCACACCGGAAAATCTTCCTCTCATGCTCACCGACACCACCGAAGAGGCCCTCATTGAAACATTCACCGATGAACAAACCATTGATGAAAGCCTGACCGATGAAACAATTACAACCGATGAAGAACCTTCCGTGGAAATCGACCATTACCGCATCTATTACGGTCCGGACCCAGATTTGCTCTACAGCACAGACGACACATGGGACAACAGCAACTCTTGGTATGTGGATGAATTGAACAATGGGACCACTTACTATTTCGCGGTGGTCGCGGTGGCCAAAGACGAATCTGGCACTGAAAGCGTTGAAAAAAGTACAGTGGTAAACGCCACACCCAAGGCGCAAGAAGTGGTGGCTCTTTATGCCGCCGCCATTGAAGAAAGCGAAGAAGCCAACCAAGAAGAAGCCTTACAAACCGCCGTGGAGGAAGAAGAAACCCCGGACACCGGACCTGAAATCATATGGCTCATGGTGTTCAGTCTTGGAGTGGGAATGATTTACATACAACGCAGAAAAAACTGGGCGACTCAAATAAATTCATAA
- a CDS encoding YggT family protein has product MEFLIRFIDTLFGLIKLAIVVRILMSWFRPNPSHPIYQLTVGISEPILRPLRKIMPRTGMFDFSPIIALIGLDILNSLILQLIYRLPPF; this is encoded by the coding sequence ATGGAATTCCTAATTCGTTTCATAGATACGTTATTCGGTTTAATCAAACTCGCCATCGTGGTGCGCATTTTAATGTCGTGGTTTCGCCCCAACCCTTCCCACCCCATCTATCAACTCACGGTTGGGATCTCTGAGCCCATTCTTCGCCCTCTCCGTAAAATCATGCCCCGCACCGGCATGTTTGATTTTTCTCCAATCATCGCCTTGATCGGTCTTGATATTCTCAATTCCTTGATTCTCCAACTCATTTATCGTCTCCCGCCTTTTTAA
- the cysS gene encoding cysteine--tRNA ligase, with amino-acid sequence MPLQAYNTLTRKKEPFKPLTPGKVTMYLCGPTVYDFAHLGHGRSAVAFDVIRRYLEYVYGEKNVTFVSNYTDVDDKMINRANQEKITVKELADRIIPEYQKDYEDLGVKPATIQTKATEYIPQMIEIVQLLEKKGFAYNLNGDLYFEIEKFKNYGKLSKQNQKELLSGARVTIDEKKKHPQDFALWKSEKPGEPSWDSPWGKGRPGWHIECSAMSRANLGQPFDIHGGGMDLIFPHHEDEIAQSEAAYDVPFCTTWLHNGFVTLDKEKMSKSLGNFFTLKDIFKQFRPQAVRYFFLTAHYRNPIEFNQDQLAQAENSLQRLQDFLLNLTHYKTPDTKSKGLMKPLLQTLKNDFEAAMDDDFDTVRALAALFTFVKEINKGLTEKAFIEKETQTAFSVLQKFDSVLNILPKLETQVTDDVEALIAERNQARAAKNWKRSDEIRDLLLNQGIVLEDTPQGTLWKKTT; translated from the coding sequence ATGCCCCTCCAAGCTTACAACACCCTCACCCGCAAAAAAGAACCGTTCAAGCCCCTCACCCCGGGAAAAGTCACGATGTATCTCTGCGGCCCCACAGTCTACGATTTTGCGCACCTCGGGCATGGCCGTTCCGCCGTGGCTTTTGATGTGATCCGTCGCTACCTCGAATACGTTTATGGAGAAAAAAACGTCACGTTTGTCTCCAATTACACGGACGTGGATGACAAAATGATCAATCGCGCCAATCAAGAAAAAATCACGGTCAAAGAACTCGCGGACCGCATCATCCCGGAATATCAAAAAGATTACGAAGATTTGGGCGTAAAACCCGCTACGATCCAAACCAAAGCCACGGAATACATCCCTCAAATGATCGAAATCGTGCAATTGCTCGAAAAAAAAGGCTTTGCCTACAACCTGAACGGCGACCTCTACTTCGAGATTGAAAAATTCAAAAATTACGGGAAATTATCCAAACAAAATCAAAAAGAATTGTTGAGCGGCGCTCGCGTCACGATTGATGAAAAGAAAAAACACCCTCAAGATTTTGCGCTGTGGAAATCGGAAAAACCAGGAGAACCCTCCTGGGACAGTCCCTGGGGAAAAGGCCGCCCGGGCTGGCATATCGAATGCAGTGCCATGTCTCGCGCCAATCTCGGTCAACCCTTTGATATTCATGGCGGAGGCATGGACTTAATCTTTCCGCATCATGAAGACGAAATCGCCCAATCCGAAGCCGCCTACGACGTACCTTTTTGCACCACATGGCTGCACAACGGATTTGTGACCTTGGATAAAGAAAAAATGAGCAAATCTCTCGGAAATTTTTTCACGCTCAAGGATATTTTTAAACAATTTCGTCCTCAGGCCGTGCGTTATTTTTTCTTAACCGCGCACTATCGAAATCCCATCGAATTTAACCAAGACCAACTCGCCCAAGCCGAAAATTCACTTCAACGCCTCCAAGATTTCCTTCTCAATCTCACTCACTACAAAACCCCGGACACAAAATCCAAAGGCCTTATGAAACCGCTTCTCCAAACCTTAAAAAATGATTTTGAGGCTGCCATGGACGACGATTTTGACACCGTGCGAGCCTTGGCCGCACTTTTTACATTTGTGAAAGAAATCAACAAAGGCCTGACGGAAAAAGCTTTCATTGAAAAAGAAACACAAACCGCATTTTCCGTGTTACAAAAATTCGACTCCGTGCTCAACATTCTCCCCAAACTCGAAACCCAAGTGACCGATGATGTGGAAGCCTTAATCGCGGAACGCAATCAAGCCCGCGCTGCCAAAAACTGGAAACGCTCGGATGAAATCCGAGACCTCCTTCTCAATCAAGGCATTGTTTTGGAAGATACCCCCCAAGGAACCCTATGGAAAAAAACCACGTAA
- a CDS encoding YheC/YheD family protein: protein MEKNHVNSTKNKQPILAILIRKIKPKEPLSSCSVMPAALQILKKIPQFGMQGFLVLPQDAPLKRKDKNWYGRIQISTQKWKRIKIEKPAVVYDKTILRNSRFAPQAIPMRNFFDQEKIPRFQARDFTGFTQNKRNFFTLLSKNKSLKKYLPDTISLNEPADKIQLFFKKHSAFILKPTMGGKGKGIIHLYPKNNQWHYRYSIGNQKFTGILTSGSATSLRRLTQTLPYEYKSYILQQKIDGLKFQNRVFDLRMVFQRKTIQSNLKLVGMTARIGKRGSVASNISSGGKAMKVSAFLKGLFPNERTAPKKILEEIHTLGTLICDYIGEKFKIHEFAIDLMIDTNKKIWLIEANSQPAAYSIFTLAGSHKEANQIIKNACTYARSLV, encoded by the coding sequence ATGGAAAAAAACCACGTAAATTCCACGAAAAATAAACAACCGATTTTAGCTATTTTAATCCGAAAAATTAAACCAAAAGAGCCTCTTTCTTCGTGCAGTGTAATGCCGGCAGCCCTTCAAATTCTTAAAAAAATCCCACAATTTGGGATGCAAGGATTTTTAGTCCTTCCTCAAGATGCCCCTTTGAAACGAAAAGATAAAAACTGGTACGGCAGAATTCAAATTTCCACCCAAAAATGGAAACGAATCAAAATTGAAAAACCGGCCGTTGTATACGACAAAACCATTTTAAGAAATTCCAGATTCGCACCTCAAGCAATTCCCATGCGCAATTTTTTCGATCAAGAAAAAATCCCTCGATTTCAAGCTCGAGATTTCACCGGATTCACTCAAAATAAACGAAATTTTTTCACCCTTCTTTCCAAAAATAAATCCCTAAAAAAATACCTTCCGGACACAATATCCCTCAACGAACCCGCTGATAAAATTCAACTTTTCTTTAAAAAACATTCCGCCTTCATCCTTAAACCAACCATGGGCGGCAAAGGAAAAGGCATAATTCACCTCTATCCAAAAAATAATCAATGGCACTATCGCTATTCCATTGGAAACCAAAAATTCACAGGAATTCTTACGTCCGGCTCAGCAACAAGCCTTCGTCGGCTCACCCAAACACTTCCTTACGAATATAAAAGCTACATTCTTCAACAAAAAATCGATGGCTTGAAATTTCAAAACCGCGTATTTGACCTTCGCATGGTTTTTCAACGCAAAACCATACAATCCAACCTGAAATTAGTGGGCATGACCGCACGCATCGGAAAAAGAGGATCCGTGGCTTCCAATATTTCTTCCGGAGGAAAAGCCATGAAAGTCTCTGCTTTCTTAAAAGGCCTGTTCCCCAACGAAAGAACCGCTCCAAAAAAAATCCTTGAAGAAATTCACACCCTCGGCACACTTATTTGCGATTACATCGGAGAAAAATTTAAAATCCACGAATTCGCCATTGACCTCATGATCGACACGAATAAAAAAATATGGCTTATCGAAGCCAATTCCCAACCCGCCGCGTATTCCATTTTCACGCTCGCAGGATCGCATAAAGAAGCGAATCAAATCATCAAAAACGCATGCACGTATGCAAGGAGTTTAGTTTAG
- a CDS encoding Mur ligase family protein encodes MKIHFIGIGGIGMSALARLYYAQKHEVTGSDATDSPLLVALRKEGIRVVIGHSSSNVPADVDFVIYSEAIPLDNPELEAVRAQKISHKTYFEALGEWTRDKKAICIAGTHGKTTTTGLVSLLLMQAGLDPTVVIGSTMAELGHKNMRFGTSPYMVVEACEYRRSFLHLNPFIGVVTNIELDHTDYYRDLEDYISAFRDFVKKIPKNGALIVNGEDALCREIAKDAVCSVFFFEASSADFSTFHLKVPGRHNAMNALAALVVGRFLGLKEAEIIKALESFKGTWRRFEYKGELNGASVYDDYGHHPSEVLATLQGAREAYPNQRLVLVFQPHQHNRALHFLEGFRESFKLADEVIIPNIYAARDSREDREAMSAERFVKELQKTHPCVKFGDGFGNTVNYLKKSVDLDDLVIVMGAGDVWEVAEKLV; translated from the coding sequence ATGAAGATCCATTTTATCGGAATCGGTGGGATTGGAATGAGTGCGTTGGCACGTCTTTATTATGCGCAGAAGCATGAGGTGACCGGGTCGGATGCAACGGATTCTCCACTTTTGGTTGCGTTGCGCAAAGAAGGGATTCGCGTCGTGATCGGTCATTCGTCTTCCAATGTACCGGCTGATGTAGATTTTGTGATTTATTCCGAGGCGATTCCCCTTGATAATCCGGAGCTCGAGGCTGTGCGCGCGCAAAAAATTTCTCATAAAACGTATTTTGAAGCGCTCGGGGAATGGACGCGGGATAAAAAAGCGATTTGTATTGCCGGGACGCATGGGAAAACCACGACCACAGGATTGGTTTCGCTACTTTTGATGCAGGCCGGTCTTGATCCCACGGTGGTGATCGGTTCGACTATGGCTGAGCTCGGGCACAAGAATATGCGTTTTGGAACAAGTCCGTATATGGTGGTGGAAGCGTGTGAATATCGACGTTCTTTTCTCCATTTGAATCCGTTCATTGGTGTGGTGACAAATATTGAGTTGGATCATACGGATTATTATCGAGATTTGGAGGATTATATTTCGGCGTTTCGAGATTTTGTGAAAAAAATTCCCAAGAACGGGGCGTTGATTGTGAATGGGGAGGATGCCCTGTGTCGTGAAATAGCCAAGGACGCGGTGTGTTCGGTTTTCTTTTTTGAAGCGTCATCGGCGGATTTTTCAACATTTCATTTAAAAGTGCCGGGTCGACACAATGCCATGAATGCGTTGGCGGCTTTGGTGGTGGGACGATTTTTAGGATTGAAGGAGGCTGAAATTATAAAAGCGTTGGAGTCGTTTAAGGGGACGTGGCGACGGTTTGAGTATAAGGGCGAATTGAACGGAGCGTCGGTTTATGATGATTACGGGCATCATCCGAGCGAAGTTTTAGCCACGTTGCAAGGCGCTCGCGAGGCGTATCCGAACCAGCGTTTGGTTTTGGTGTTTCAACCGCATCAGCACAATCGGGCGTTGCATTTTTTGGAGGGTTTTCGCGAGTCGTTTAAACTTGCGGATGAAGTGATTATTCCCAATATTTATGCGGCACGGGATTCGCGAGAGGATCGTGAGGCTATGTCGGCGGAGCGGTTTGTAAAAGAGCTTCAAAAAACACATCCTTGTGTTAAGTTTGGGGATGGGTTTGGGAATACGGTGAATTATTTGAAAAAATCGGTGGATCTTGATGATTTGGTGATTGTGATGGGGGCCGGAGATGTGTGGGAGGTGGCGGAAAAGTTGGTTTAA
- a CDS encoding septum formation initiator family protein, with amino-acid sequence MSYQPYSESQFNITRIILVAGLVMVAYMLYNLTVTVYENYQIDTHIRNFEEKNTTLREENLQKLDDYKYYTSSAYIDKIAKQNLGLVNPGEEVIVLTQSNTETLLATDVALEEQSRSMANWSIPKKWWTFIFDENPFRY; translated from the coding sequence ATGTCCTACCAACCTTATTCCGAGTCTCAATTCAACATCACCCGCATCATTCTTGTGGCCGGATTGGTGATGGTCGCCTACATGCTCTACAACCTCACGGTTACGGTGTATGAAAATTATCAAATTGACACGCACATTCGAAATTTCGAAGAAAAAAATACAACCCTTCGAGAAGAAAATCTTCAAAAACTCGACGACTACAAATATTACACCTCTTCCGCGTACATCGACAAAATTGCCAAACAAAACCTCGGGCTGGTGAATCCGGGAGAAGAAGTGATCGTCCTGACTCAAAGCAATACCGAAACCTTACTGGCCACCGATGTGGCGCTTGAAGAGCAATCACGATCCATGGCCAATTGGAGCATTCCCAAAAAATGGTGGACTTTTATCTTTGACGAGAACCCGTTTAGATATTAG
- a CDS encoding manganese efflux pump MntP family protein: protein MSLLNLFLIAIALSFDAIAVSAAAGAHDHRMSFPNAFRLAFLFGLFQWGMPLLGWLIGTQLEKFISNFDHWIAFFLLAAIGGKMIHESFNKTPEKKTDLNSWKILLILAIATSIDAMATGLTFAFIQVPIYTATLIIGLTTFTLSLSAVYLGKKCGEHWGKKTEIIGGLILIAIGLKILLSHLL from the coding sequence ATGTCCCTTCTCAACCTCTTCCTCATCGCCATCGCCCTCTCGTTCGATGCCATAGCCGTATCCGCAGCCGCAGGAGCCCACGACCACCGCATGTCCTTCCCAAACGCATTCCGTTTGGCTTTTTTATTTGGACTGTTCCAATGGGGCATGCCGCTCCTCGGATGGCTCATCGGAACCCAACTCGAAAAGTTCATCTCCAACTTTGACCACTGGATCGCCTTTTTCCTCTTAGCCGCGATCGGCGGAAAAATGATCCACGAATCGTTCAACAAAACTCCGGAGAAAAAAACCGACCTCAACTCCTGGAAAATCCTCCTCATTTTAGCCATTGCCACCAGCATCGATGCCATGGCCACAGGCCTCACGTTCGCCTTCATTCAAGTCCCCATTTACACCGCCACGCTCATCATCGGACTCACCACCTTTACGCTGTCCTTAAGCGCCGTATACCTCGGGAAAAAATGTGGCGAACATTGGGGTAAAAAAACGGAAATCATCGGGGGCTTGATTTTAATCGCCATCGGGTTGAAAATCCTGCTCAGTCATTTGCTGTAA
- the rimO gene encoding 30S ribosomal protein S12 methylthiotransferase RimO, translating to MKLKSPKTSIGIISLGCPKNTADMEGLLSGLENVQLVTTDQAEIILLNTCGFLKKARMEVYEILRRTPKKQKLIVLGCLAGQFKPRAFKKYPAIRAIISSAHYQDLPTIFAQVKKGKRVYAVDKEPTLFEELPGKSLLFLKSYAYIKIAEGCDNRCSYCLIPSLKGSYRSRKMEDILEEIKGVLSLGVKEIILVAQDCGLYGIDLYKKKTLSTLLQKIVKLKGHFWVRLLYLYPEHLEKDLLETLASSPKICRYLDIPLQHGDPDILKAMNRPNNIPRLLQKIDQLRRDIPDITLRTGFIVGFPGETNKQFKTLETFVGRIAFDHVGVFEYSREPGTPAYELKPQIPAHIKKERRAILMQFQQKISLANNQAHVGKTIPVLIDSFDPEAQIYIGRSMRFAPEIDGHILVQSKKPLKPREIYPVTIKKASVYDLEGKI from the coding sequence ATGAAACTAAAATCTCCAAAAACATCCATCGGTATAATTTCCCTCGGTTGTCCCAAAAACACCGCCGACATGGAGGGGCTTCTTTCCGGATTGGAAAACGTCCAACTCGTGACCACAGACCAGGCCGAAATCATTCTCCTCAACACCTGCGGTTTTCTTAAAAAAGCTCGCATGGAAGTGTATGAAATTCTCCGTCGCACACCCAAAAAACAAAAACTCATCGTTCTCGGATGTTTGGCCGGCCAATTCAAGCCTCGCGCCTTTAAAAAATACCCGGCCATTCGCGCCATCATCTCAAGCGCGCACTATCAAGACCTTCCCACGATTTTCGCACAAGTGAAAAAAGGGAAACGCGTCTACGCCGTAGACAAAGAACCTACATTATTCGAAGAACTTCCGGGAAAAAGCCTCCTTTTCCTCAAGAGTTACGCGTACATCAAAATCGCCGAAGGCTGTGACAATCGTTGCAGCTACTGCCTCATTCCTTCACTCAAAGGCAGCTATCGCAGCCGCAAAATGGAAGACATTCTCGAAGAAATCAAAGGCGTGCTGTCATTGGGAGTAAAAGAAATCATTCTCGTGGCTCAAGATTGCGGTTTGTACGGCATCGATCTTTATAAAAAAAAGACCCTTTCAACGCTTTTACAAAAAATCGTGAAGCTTAAAGGCCATTTTTGGGTCCGACTCCTTTATCTTTACCCCGAGCACCTTGAAAAAGACCTTCTCGAAACCCTCGCCTCTTCGCCTAAAATCTGTCGCTATCTCGACATTCCGCTCCAACACGGAGATCCCGATATTCTCAAAGCCATGAACCGGCCCAACAATATCCCTCGCCTGCTCCAAAAAATCGATCAACTTCGACGAGACATCCCAGACATCACGTTGCGCACCGGTTTTATTGTGGGATTCCCCGGAGAAACAAATAAACAATTTAAAACCCTTGAAACTTTTGTGGGACGCATCGCCTTCGATCATGTGGGCGTTTTTGAATATTCTCGAGAACCCGGGACTCCGGCCTATGAACTCAAACCTCAAATCCCGGCTCATATAAAAAAAGAACGCCGGGCCATCCTCATGCAATTCCAACAAAAAATTTCTCTCGCCAACAACCAAGCGCACGTGGGAAAAACCATCCCCGTGCTCATCGATTCATTCGATCCCGAAGCCCAAATTTATATCGGTCGCTCCATGCGCTTTGCTCCGGAAATCGATGGCCACATTCTTGTGCAATCCAAAAAACCGCTCAAACCCCGTGAAATTTACCCAGTCACAATCAAAAAAGCATCGGTGTACGATTTGGAAGGAAAAATTTAA
- a CDS encoding LCP family protein yields the protein MNSDEPKIHPHLRGVHLALFSVSIAVFVLAIGFSFSNKKIVQELQIKDMQVNSLIQEIGELKQENLQLYQVLSQNTTTLDSIETQVEKWSSQNYSAIDLSNKLSKTMDALEEKSQIVNSLVIAGTERSTTAVIKDDTLDFLILGTHGSLTDTIMLASVNETKKTVSLFSIPRDLVVNGRRINEFYYRYGIDPMRDEIAEITGLYPEKYAVIDMEAFSTTIDLLGGVDVTVEKAIYDSLYPGANGGYSTFSISAGAHHLNGTEALKYARSRESTTDFDRAKRQQQIVEAVREKIEALNWVENMGDFIGMYNAVIDSLDTDVDLLSAASYVKAYKDYTIEDGNVLSTSNYLYHITGIDGAYLLVPKDETYNEIHEFVRGIVEN from the coding sequence ATGAATTCTGACGAACCCAAAATTCATCCGCACCTTCGAGGCGTGCACCTCGCGCTTTTCTCGGTTTCGATTGCGGTTTTTGTTCTGGCCATCGGGTTTTCTTTTTCGAATAAAAAAATTGTTCAAGAATTGCAAATAAAAGATATGCAGGTCAATTCTTTGATTCAAGAAATCGGGGAGTTGAAGCAGGAAAATTTACAGCTTTATCAAGTGCTTTCACAAAACACCACTACACTTGATTCGATTGAAACTCAGGTGGAGAAGTGGAGTTCGCAGAATTATTCCGCGATCGATCTTTCGAATAAGCTTTCTAAAACCATGGATGCGTTGGAGGAAAAATCTCAAATCGTGAACAGTTTGGTGATTGCCGGGACCGAGAGGTCGACCACGGCTGTTATTAAAGATGATACGTTGGATTTTTTGATTTTGGGTACGCACGGGAGTCTTACGGATACCATTATGTTGGCGTCGGTGAATGAAACCAAGAAAACCGTGAGTTTGTTCAGTATCCCTCGCGATTTGGTGGTGAATGGCCGTCGGATCAATGAATTTTATTATCGATACGGAATTGATCCCATGCGTGATGAAATTGCAGAAATTACGGGATTGTATCCGGAAAAATACGCGGTGATTGATATGGAGGCGTTTTCGACCACGATTGATTTGTTGGGAGGAGTGGATGTGACGGTGGAAAAGGCGATTTATGACAGTTTGTACCCCGGAGCGAATGGCGGGTATTCGACGTTTTCGATTTCAGCCGGAGCGCATCATTTGAACGGGACGGAGGCGTTGAAGTATGCGCGCAGTCGCGAATCTACTACGGATTTTGACCGTGCCAAGCGTCAACAACAGATCGTAGAGGCGGTTCGCGAAAAAATTGAAGCCTTGAATTGGGTTGAAAATATGGGTGATTTTATTGGCATGTACAACGCGGTGATCGATTCGCTCGATACGGATGTGGATTTGTTGTCTGCGGCGTCGTATGTGAAAGCTTATAAGGATTATACGATCGAGGATGGGAATGTGCTTTCCACCTCCAATTACCTCTATCATATTACGGGCATCGATGGCGCGTATTTGCTCGTGCCAAAGGATGAAACGTATAATGAAATTCATGAGTTTGTGAGGGGGATTGTGGAGAATTAA